The proteins below are encoded in one region of Archocentrus centrarchus isolate MPI-CPG fArcCen1 chromosome 13, fArcCen1, whole genome shotgun sequence:
- the pgr gene encoding progesterone receptor, which produces MENNLCERKRNHRLFPREEDNRQVGKSQLIRYLPASECAPFSVARLEVHKMENKTNGKMGTDGTSVADSTETSDVIEAGHSKSNTKLPADSRSLNCMPSVRNFGNVGTLIHGLNSSPECAVFKDCNIFDASFAAKNFYDRNREYLKFDAVPWEDFVKVQRTNAATSESLPGTSLSSTAGACKFIKDEKEPSVIMDTPCPNFDPSAEISALDTCSDTDRKQHLGLNEGESASFSSAAAVSRPGLEVSPNFIIDLNQSDQLVSPLRTDSRCGLSGKAAVNFDANAQTAAQLSMYKTDVPRWQMQAAPAETQYWGQSAGVSEDPFTSSGYIGMQNQSQTLPQRNPAPFSAFPGMPPQRLCVICSDEASGCHYGVLTCGSCKVFFKRAVEGHHSYLCAGRNDCIVDKIRRKNCPACRLRKCYQAGMMLGGRKLKRFGALKDTGLAPSLMFRSHLTMPSDSQALTPMSYMPGIHEIQLSQQMMSILENIEPEIVYSGYDNSQPDVPHLLLTSLNRLCEKQLMWIVKWSKSLPGFRNLHINDQMTLIQYSWMNLMVFSLGWRSFQNVTSEYLYFAPDLILSQEQMRRSPIYDLCLAIQFIPQEFANLQVTREEFLCMKAIILLNTVPLEGLKSQAAFDEMRQNYIRELTKAIHMKEKGIVASSQRFYHLTKLMDAIHDIVKKVNLFCLSTFIQADAMKVEFPEMMSEVIASQLPKVLAGMVRPLLFHSK; this is translated from the exons ATGGAAAATAACTTATGTGAAAGGAAGAGAAATCACAGGCTTTTTCCGCGGGAGGAGGACAACAGGCAGGTTGGCAAATCACAGCTTATCAGATATCTTCCAGCCTCCGAGTGCGCTCCATTCTCTGTTGCGCGCCTTGAGGTCCACAAAATGGAGAATAAAACAAACGGGAAGATGGGCACCGACGGCACTTCGGTCGCGGATTCAACTGAAACAAGTGACGTGATTGAAGCCGGACACAGTAAGTCGAATACGAAATTACCGGCCGATTCACGGTCTCTAAATTGCATGCCCTCTGTGCGTAATTTTGGGAACGTGGGCACACTGATCCACGGTCTTAATTCAAGCCCCGAATGCGCAGTTTTTAAGGACTGCAACATATTCGATGCTTCATTTGCTGCAAAAAATTTTTATGACCGCAACAGAGAATACCTGAAGTTTGACGCTGTTCCGTGGGAAGATTTTGTTAAAGTTCAGAGGACAAACGCGGCCACATCCGAAAGTTTACCAGGCACGAGTCTCTCCTCCACGGCGGGGGCTTGTAAGTTCATCAAAGATGAAAAGGAGCCTTCTGTGATCATGGACACCCCCTGTCCAAACTTCGATCCATCAGCTGAGATTTCTGCTCTCGACACCTGTTCTGACACCGACAGGAAGCAGCACCTGGGGCTTAACGAGGGTGAATCGGCAAGTTTCTCATCAGCCGCTGCCGTTTCCCGACCGGGACTGGAGGTCTCTCCAAACTTTATCATCGACTTGAACCAGTCAGACCAGCTTGTGAGCCCACTCAGGACTGACTCCAGATGCGGTTTGTCGGGGAAGGCTGCCGTCAACTTTGATGCCAACGCGCAAACAGCCGCGCAACTTTCGATGTATAAGACTGATGTTCCTCGTTGGCAGATGCAAGCGGCTCCAGCTGAGACCCAGTACTGGGGACAGTCGGCGGGGGTAAGCGAGGACCCGTTCACAAGTAGCGGCTACATTGGGATGCAGAACCAGAGCCAGACTCTTCCTCAGAGGAACCCGGCTCCTTTCTCCGCATTCCCCGG TATGCCACCTCAGAGACTCTGTGTGATCTGTAGCGATGAGGCATCTGGTTGCCACTATGGAGTCTTAACGTGTGGGAGctgtaaagtattttttaaaagagcAGTTGAAG GCCATCACAGCTATCTCTGTGCTGGACGGAATGACTGCATTGTGGACAAAATTCGGAGAAAAAATTGCCCCGCGTGTCGCCTCCGAAAGTGCTATCAAGCAGGAATGATGCTTGGAG GCAGGAAACTGAAGCGTTTTGGGGCCTTGAAAGACACAGGTTTGGCCCCATCCTTGATGTTCCGGTCCCACTTGACCATGCCCAGTGACAGTCAGGCCTTGACTCCCATGTCTTACATGCCGGGCATTCATGAGATACAGCTCTCCCAACAAATGATGAGCATCCTTGAAAACATTGAACCAGAGATTGTGTATTCTGGTTATGACAACTCCCAGCCTGATGTTCCACATCTTCTGCTCACCAGTCTCAACAGGCTGTGCGAGAAACAGCTCATGTGGATCGTCAAGTGGTCCAAGTCTCTGCCAG GTTTTCGTAATCTACACATCAATGACCAGATGACACTCATCCAGTACTCGTGGATGAACCTGATGGTGTTCTCTCTTGGCTGGCGCTCCTTTCAGAATGTCACCAGTGAATATTTATACTTCGCACCTGATCTGATCCTTAGTCA GGAGCAAATGAGGAGATCTCCAATTTACGACCTCTGCCTGGCGATACAGTTTATTCCTCAGGAGTTTGCAAATCTTCAAGTTACGCGTGAAGAGTTTCTTTGCATGAAAGCCATAATATTGCTCAACACAG TGCCTCTTGAAGGACTAAAAAGTCAGGCAGCTTTTGATGAAATGAGACAAAACTACATCCGGGAGCTGACCAAGGCTATTCACATGAAGGAGAAGGGCATAGTGGCAAGTTCCCAACGATTCTACCATCTCACCAAACTCATGGACGCCATTCACGAT aTAGTGAAGAAGGTCAACCTGTTCTGCTTGAGTACCTTCATCCAGGCAGATGCCATGAAAGTGGAGTTTCCAGagatgatgtcagaggtcattgCCTCCCAGCTTCCCAAGGTCCTGGCAGGCATGGTGAGGCCGCTCTTATTCCACAGCAAATGA
- the trpc6b gene encoding short transient receptor potential channel 6 isoform X1 has protein sequence MTKICLPVFRWRNEGKAVMLGQAMVKPRRQALWGAGYPFHPQSSSCLSLTEEVFLEAAEYGNTPEVRQMLEELPDLNVNCINYMGQNALQLAVANEHLEVTRLLLKKKDLARIGDALLLAISKGYIRIVEAILSHEAFADGQRLTNSPSQAETHDDFFSYDEDGTRFSHDVTPIILASQCQQFEIVHILLIKGARIERPHDYFCQCQTCSEQRRHDSFSHSQSRINAYKGLASPAYLCLSTEDPVMAALELSNELALLANTEKEFKNDYKKLSMQCKDFVVGLLDLCRNTEEVEAILNGDKESYRSSDTTNRQNLIRLKLAIKYEVKKFVAHPNCQQQLLSIWYENLSRLHQQTTAVKILLVLGVAAGLPILALIYWIAPSSKLGKLMCGPFLKFVAHAASFMIFLCLLVLNAADRFEGTSLLPNMTTRDYPSQLFRMKTTPFTWMEILIISWVIGKIWEECKDIWTQDIREYISEPWNLLDFSILAIFMTSFIARLMAFWHAYSAQCYIDKHYTSLSNMTLPFEIQYFQLARIHWLPSDPQLISEGLYAVAVVLSFSRIAYILPANESFGPLQISLGRTVKDIFKFMVVFITVFVAFMVGMFNLYSYYLGAKYNDAFTTLEESFKTLFWAIFGLSEVKSVVIDINHKFIENTGYVLYGVYNIIMVVVLLNMLIAMFNSSFQEIEDDADVEWKFARAKLWFSYFEHGGTLPVPFNLVPSPKSVASLLLDIRNLIWNVPPGRFKENPHDEMELNNLRRQEDLTGEASLCPTRHQKIMNCLIKRYILNAQRDKDNDEVNEGELKEIKQDISSLRYELLEREKRDMKTLAELVRKLEEALHVRRKEEQELDMLS, from the exons ATGACTAAAATATGTTTACCTGTTTTTAGATGGAGAAATGAAGGGAAAGCCGTGATGCTAGGACAAGCTATGGTCAAACCCCGGAGACAAGCTTTATGGGGGGCTGGTTACCCGTTTCACCCTCAGTCGTCCTCCTGCCTTTCTTTGACAGAGGAAGTTTTTTTAGAAGCTGCAGAATATGGTAACACCCCTGAAGTGAGGCAGATGCTGGAGGAGCTGCCAGATCTCAATGTTAATTGTATCAACTACATGGGACAGAATGCACTGCAGCTGGCTGTTGCCAATGAGCATTTAGAAGTTACCAGACTTCTTCTAAAGAAGAAAGACCTCGCCAGAATAGGAGATGCTTTGCTGTTAGCCATCAGTAAAGGTTACATTCGCATTGTAGAGGCCATACTGAGCCACGAGGCCTTTGCAGACGGCCAAAGGCTGACTAACAGCCCCAGCCAGGCAGAGACGCATGACGACTTTTTCTCCTACGATGAGGACGGGACACGGTTCTCTCACGACGTCACTCCCATCATCCTGGCTTCCCAGTGCCAACAGTTTGAAATAGTGCATATACTTCTTATTAAGGGAGCCCGGATAGAACGCCCCCACGACTACTTCTGTCAATGCCAGACTTGTAGCGAGCAGCGGAGGCACGACTCTTTCAGCCATTCACAGTCCCGCATCAATGCATACAAAGGTCTGGCCAGCCCAGCATACCTGTGCCTCTCCACTGAGGATCCTGTGATGGCAGCGCTGGAACTGAGCAATGAGCTCGCACTTCTGGCCAACACTGAGAAGGAGTTCAAG AATGATTACAAGAAACTGTCCATGCAGTGTAAAGACTTTGTGGTGGGGCTCCTGGATTTGTGTCGAAACACAGAGGAAGTGGAGGCCATTTTAAACGGGGACAAAGAGTCGTATCGTAGCTCGGACACCACGAACAGACAAAACCTTATTAGGTTAAAACTTGCAATCAAATATGAGGTTAAAAAG TTTGTGGCACATCCAAACTGCCAGCAGCAACTCCTCTCCATCTGGTATGAAAACCTGTCTAGACTACATCAACAAACAACAGCCGTTAAAATTCTCCTTGTTCTTGGTGTAGCTGCTGGGTTGCCTATACTGGCCTTGATTTACTGGATAGCACCATCAAGTAAG TTAGGGAAACTCATGTGTGGACCTTTCCTGAAGTTTGTGGCCCATGCAGCTTCCTTCATGATCTTTCTGTGTCTGCTGGTCCTGAATGCAGCGGACCGCTTTGAGGGAACATCACTGCTGCCTAACATGACCACCCGTGATTACCCCTCACAGCTTTTTCGTATGAAGACCACGCCCTTCACCTGGATGGAGATTCTCATCATATCATGGGTCATAG GGAAGATCTGGGAAGAATGCAAAGACATTTGGACCCAGGACATCCGGGAGTACATATCAGAACCCTGGAACCTTCTTGACTTTAGTATCTTGGCCATTTTTATGACCTCTTTCATTGCCAGATTAATGGCTTTCTGGCATGCATATTCAGCCCAGTGTTATATTGACAAGCATTATACTAGCTTGTCCAACATGACGTTACCCTTCGAGATACAGTATTTCCAGCTTG CTCGAATCCACTGGTTGCCCTCAGACCCGCAGCTTATTTCCGAAGGCCTCTATGCGGTTGCGGTTGTGCTGAGTTTTTCTCGCATCGCATACATCCTGCCTGCCAACGAGAGCTTCGGGCCTTTGCAGATCTCTCTGGGAAGAACAGTAAAAGACATCTTTAAATTCATGGTGGTTTTCATAACAGTGTTTGTGGCTTTCATGGTAGGAATGTTCAATCTGTACTCGTACTACCTTGGAGCCAAGTACAACGATGCCTTTACGAC GCTTGAAGAGAgttttaaaacattattttggGCCATATTTGGATTGTCAGAAGTCAAATCAGTGGTGATTGACATCAACCATAAGTTCATTGAGAACACAGGGTATGTTCTGTACGGGGTGTACAACATCATTATGGTGGTGGTGCTGCTGAATATGCTCATTGCCATGTTTAACAGCTCCTTCCAAGAAATTGAG GATGATGCTGATGTCGAGTGGAAATTTGCCAGAGCTAAACTCTGGTTCTCTTATTTTGAGCATGGTGGTACGCTGCCTGTGCCCTTCAACCTTGTGCCCAGCCCCAAGTCAGTAGCTTCCCTTTTGCTGGATATAAGGAATTTGATCTGGAACGTACCTCCAGGCAGATTCAAAGAAAATCCCCACGATGAGATGGAGCTTAACAAC TTAAGACGGCAGGAAGATCTGACTGGGGAGGCGTCTCTTTGTCCAACCCGTCATCaa AAAATAATGAACTGCCTCATCAAAAGATACATCTTAAACGCACAGAGGGATAAAGATAATGACGAAGTGAATGAAG GTGAACTGAAAGAGATCAAACAGGACATCTCCAGTCTTCGCTACGAGCTCCTGGAAAGGGAGAAGCGTGATATGAAAACACTGGCAGAGCTCGTGAGGAAGCTGGAAGAAGCACTGCATGTGAGGAGGAAAGAAGAGCAGGAGCTGGATATGCTTTCTTAA
- the trpc6b gene encoding short transient receptor potential channel 6 isoform X2: MLGQAMVKPRRQALWGAGYPFHPQSSSCLSLTEEVFLEAAEYGNTPEVRQMLEELPDLNVNCINYMGQNALQLAVANEHLEVTRLLLKKKDLARIGDALLLAISKGYIRIVEAILSHEAFADGQRLTNSPSQAETHDDFFSYDEDGTRFSHDVTPIILASQCQQFEIVHILLIKGARIERPHDYFCQCQTCSEQRRHDSFSHSQSRINAYKGLASPAYLCLSTEDPVMAALELSNELALLANTEKEFKNDYKKLSMQCKDFVVGLLDLCRNTEEVEAILNGDKESYRSSDTTNRQNLIRLKLAIKYEVKKFVAHPNCQQQLLSIWYENLSRLHQQTTAVKILLVLGVAAGLPILALIYWIAPSSKLGKLMCGPFLKFVAHAASFMIFLCLLVLNAADRFEGTSLLPNMTTRDYPSQLFRMKTTPFTWMEILIISWVIGKIWEECKDIWTQDIREYISEPWNLLDFSILAIFMTSFIARLMAFWHAYSAQCYIDKHYTSLSNMTLPFEIQYFQLARIHWLPSDPQLISEGLYAVAVVLSFSRIAYILPANESFGPLQISLGRTVKDIFKFMVVFITVFVAFMVGMFNLYSYYLGAKYNDAFTTLEESFKTLFWAIFGLSEVKSVVIDINHKFIENTGYVLYGVYNIIMVVVLLNMLIAMFNSSFQEIEDDADVEWKFARAKLWFSYFEHGGTLPVPFNLVPSPKSVASLLLDIRNLIWNVPPGRFKENPHDEMELNNLRRQEDLTGEASLCPTRHQKIMNCLIKRYILNAQRDKDNDEVNEGELKEIKQDISSLRYELLEREKRDMKTLAELVRKLEEALHVRRKEEQELDMLS; encoded by the exons ATGCTAGGACAAGCTATGGTCAAACCCCGGAGACAAGCTTTATGGGGGGCTGGTTACCCGTTTCACCCTCAGTCGTCCTCCTGCCTTTCTTTGACAGAGGAAGTTTTTTTAGAAGCTGCAGAATATGGTAACACCCCTGAAGTGAGGCAGATGCTGGAGGAGCTGCCAGATCTCAATGTTAATTGTATCAACTACATGGGACAGAATGCACTGCAGCTGGCTGTTGCCAATGAGCATTTAGAAGTTACCAGACTTCTTCTAAAGAAGAAAGACCTCGCCAGAATAGGAGATGCTTTGCTGTTAGCCATCAGTAAAGGTTACATTCGCATTGTAGAGGCCATACTGAGCCACGAGGCCTTTGCAGACGGCCAAAGGCTGACTAACAGCCCCAGCCAGGCAGAGACGCATGACGACTTTTTCTCCTACGATGAGGACGGGACACGGTTCTCTCACGACGTCACTCCCATCATCCTGGCTTCCCAGTGCCAACAGTTTGAAATAGTGCATATACTTCTTATTAAGGGAGCCCGGATAGAACGCCCCCACGACTACTTCTGTCAATGCCAGACTTGTAGCGAGCAGCGGAGGCACGACTCTTTCAGCCATTCACAGTCCCGCATCAATGCATACAAAGGTCTGGCCAGCCCAGCATACCTGTGCCTCTCCACTGAGGATCCTGTGATGGCAGCGCTGGAACTGAGCAATGAGCTCGCACTTCTGGCCAACACTGAGAAGGAGTTCAAG AATGATTACAAGAAACTGTCCATGCAGTGTAAAGACTTTGTGGTGGGGCTCCTGGATTTGTGTCGAAACACAGAGGAAGTGGAGGCCATTTTAAACGGGGACAAAGAGTCGTATCGTAGCTCGGACACCACGAACAGACAAAACCTTATTAGGTTAAAACTTGCAATCAAATATGAGGTTAAAAAG TTTGTGGCACATCCAAACTGCCAGCAGCAACTCCTCTCCATCTGGTATGAAAACCTGTCTAGACTACATCAACAAACAACAGCCGTTAAAATTCTCCTTGTTCTTGGTGTAGCTGCTGGGTTGCCTATACTGGCCTTGATTTACTGGATAGCACCATCAAGTAAG TTAGGGAAACTCATGTGTGGACCTTTCCTGAAGTTTGTGGCCCATGCAGCTTCCTTCATGATCTTTCTGTGTCTGCTGGTCCTGAATGCAGCGGACCGCTTTGAGGGAACATCACTGCTGCCTAACATGACCACCCGTGATTACCCCTCACAGCTTTTTCGTATGAAGACCACGCCCTTCACCTGGATGGAGATTCTCATCATATCATGGGTCATAG GGAAGATCTGGGAAGAATGCAAAGACATTTGGACCCAGGACATCCGGGAGTACATATCAGAACCCTGGAACCTTCTTGACTTTAGTATCTTGGCCATTTTTATGACCTCTTTCATTGCCAGATTAATGGCTTTCTGGCATGCATATTCAGCCCAGTGTTATATTGACAAGCATTATACTAGCTTGTCCAACATGACGTTACCCTTCGAGATACAGTATTTCCAGCTTG CTCGAATCCACTGGTTGCCCTCAGACCCGCAGCTTATTTCCGAAGGCCTCTATGCGGTTGCGGTTGTGCTGAGTTTTTCTCGCATCGCATACATCCTGCCTGCCAACGAGAGCTTCGGGCCTTTGCAGATCTCTCTGGGAAGAACAGTAAAAGACATCTTTAAATTCATGGTGGTTTTCATAACAGTGTTTGTGGCTTTCATGGTAGGAATGTTCAATCTGTACTCGTACTACCTTGGAGCCAAGTACAACGATGCCTTTACGAC GCTTGAAGAGAgttttaaaacattattttggGCCATATTTGGATTGTCAGAAGTCAAATCAGTGGTGATTGACATCAACCATAAGTTCATTGAGAACACAGGGTATGTTCTGTACGGGGTGTACAACATCATTATGGTGGTGGTGCTGCTGAATATGCTCATTGCCATGTTTAACAGCTCCTTCCAAGAAATTGAG GATGATGCTGATGTCGAGTGGAAATTTGCCAGAGCTAAACTCTGGTTCTCTTATTTTGAGCATGGTGGTACGCTGCCTGTGCCCTTCAACCTTGTGCCCAGCCCCAAGTCAGTAGCTTCCCTTTTGCTGGATATAAGGAATTTGATCTGGAACGTACCTCCAGGCAGATTCAAAGAAAATCCCCACGATGAGATGGAGCTTAACAAC TTAAGACGGCAGGAAGATCTGACTGGGGAGGCGTCTCTTTGTCCAACCCGTCATCaa AAAATAATGAACTGCCTCATCAAAAGATACATCTTAAACGCACAGAGGGATAAAGATAATGACGAAGTGAATGAAG GTGAACTGAAAGAGATCAAACAGGACATCTCCAGTCTTCGCTACGAGCTCCTGGAAAGGGAGAAGCGTGATATGAAAACACTGGCAGAGCTCGTGAGGAAGCTGGAAGAAGCACTGCATGTGAGGAGGAAAGAAGAGCAGGAGCTGGATATGCTTTCTTAA